The following are from one region of the Zonotrichia leucophrys gambelii isolate GWCS_2022_RI chromosome 1A, RI_Zleu_2.0, whole genome shotgun sequence genome:
- the HDHD5 gene encoding haloacid dehalogenase-like hydrolase domain-containing 5 yields MALRGSLRAGRALLRAPGPSARGLCGRPPAFGFLFDVDGVLVRGSQPVPAARRAFQRLTDGGGRLRVPVVFLTNAGNCMRSDKARELSRALGLQVPPEQVILSHSPLQLFSQFHQRCMLVAGQGPVVENAHNLGFKHVVTIEALRKAYPLLDMVDLSRRPKELPPPPPAGFPTIEGVILFGEPVRWETSLQLIADVLLSNGNPGAELQDVPYPHLPILACNMDLLWMAEAKMPRFGHGTFLLCLESIYKKVTGKELRYEALIGKPSPITYRYAQHLIQQQAEKQGWKAPIRHLYAVGDNPMSDVYGANLYNSYLKSAQQNQVQAGQKRSPQAASAQAEVSLELRNDCTSSVESCESILVCTGVFRPDGAAPRETGETVFHGHRDFCFEPSLLQASHIVQDVDEAVQLAFKKENWS; encoded by the exons ATGGCGCTGCGCGGCTCGCTGCGGGCCGGCCGGGCGCTGCTGCGCGCCCCGGGGCCGTCCGCCCGCGGGCTCTGCGGCCGG CCGCCGGCCTTCGGGTTCCTGTTCGATGTGGACGGCGTGCTGGTGCGGGGCAGCCAGCCCgtgcccgccgcccgccgcgcctTCCAGAGGCTGACGGACGGCGGCGGGCGGCTGCGGGTGCCCGTGGTGTTCCTGACCAACGCCGGGAACTGCATGCGCTCGGACAAGGCCCGAGAGCTGTCCCGggcgctggggctgcag GTGCCTCCGGAGCAGGTGatcctgtcccacagccccctgCAGCTCTTCAGCCAGTTCCACCAGAGGTGCATGCTGGTGGCCGGGCAGGGGCCCGTGGTGGAGAACGCCCACAA CCTGGGGTTCAAGCACGTGGTCACCATAGAGGCCCTGAGGAAGGCATATCCCCTGTTGGACATGGTAGACCTGAGCCGCAGGCCGAAAGAGCTG cctcctcctccccccgcTGGCTTCCCCACTATAGAAG GGGTGATTCTGTTTGGCGAGCCAGTGAGGTGGGAGACGAGCCTGCAACTCATTGCTGATGTACTGCTGAGCAATGGAaaccctggggcagagctgcaggatgtgcCATACCCTCACCTGCCCATCCTGGCCTGCAACATGGACCTCCTGTGGATGGCTGAAGCCAAGATGCCCAG GTTTGGCCATGGCACTTTCCTTCTCTGCCTGGAGAGCATCTACAAGAAGGTGACAGGCAAGGAGCTGAGGTATGAGGCCCTGATTGGCAAACCCAGCCCCATCACCTACCGCTATGCCCAGCACCTgatccagcagcaggcagagaagcagggctggaaggctCCCATCCGACACCTCTATGCAGTTGG GGACAACCCCATGTCTGACGTCTATGGGGCAAACCTCTACAACAGCTACCTCAAGTCAGCTCAGCAGAACCAGGTCCAGGCTGGGCAGAAGAGGAGCCCACAGGCAGCCAGTGCCCAGGCTGAGGTTTCCCTGGAGCTGAGGAATGACTGCACCAGCTCAGTGGAGAGCTGTGAGTCCATCCTGGTCTGCACCGGGGTGTTCCGCCCCGACGGCGCCGCTCCCAGGGAAACAGGGGAGACAGTGTTCCATGGACACCGGGACTTCTGCTTcgagcccagcctgctgcaggcaTCCCACATCGTGCAGGATGTGGATGAGGCTGTGcagcttgcttttaaaaaagaaaactggagCTAG
- the TMEM121B gene encoding transmembrane protein 121B, translating into MHRAASNQRSVSSSSGSFQPPPPPPPPLPPHAADRQPLFQRGSSSGGSRRGSGSSSGSARARRPRSPRSSAEQEEEEEEEEEEEDSSSISKPLVPPPATPLPAAASPLPSSSSSISSGGGGSPGRSMTAAELYGAAAAGGGAGGGGAAAGALLGPGGAGGGRRWGFQALSLVLLLGQGALLDLYLIAVTDLYWCSWIATDLVLAAGWGIFFCRNSRARRRERPPPPPGPPPPHPLLLHGPPGGRGAGGRGAGVPPRGGDFAYAHLAWLIYSIAFTPKAALILGTSILELIELRLPLGTTGFRITLALSAPLLYCLLRAIGTEGAGQLLLPPQPPPQHRAAAAFLATCLDLLDSFSLLELVLQPGRPAPLPAPLRYLLIAVYFLCLASPVLWLYELSAARPPGAARLALHLLLPAGLLDAPLLALRCLLLLRYQQPLSLFMLKNLFFLTCRGLEALETCCLLRPAAAPPPAKYGPAAAAPAAAPLAHGLSDVDVGPHGYVNALAVTAQG; encoded by the coding sequence ATGCACCGCGCTGCCTCCAACCAGCGCTCggtctcctcctcctcgggcTCCTtccagccgccgccgccgccgccgccgccgctgccgccgcacGCCGCCGACCGGCAGCCCCTCTTCCAGCGGGGCTCCAGCAGCGGCGGCAGCCGGCGGGGCTCGGGGTCGAGCTCGGGCTCGGCGcgggcccgccgcccccgcagcccccgcagcAGCGCCgagcaagaggaggaggaggaggaggaggaagaggaggaggacagcagcagcatcagcaagCCCCTGGTGCCGCCGCCCGCCACCCCGctgcccgccgccgcctcgccgctccccagcagcagcagcagcatcagcagcggcggcggcgggagcccGGGCCGCAGCATGACGGCGGCGGAGCTGtacggggcggcggcggcgggcggcggggcggggggcggcggggcggcggcgggggcgctgctggggcccggcggggcggggggagggcGGCGCTGGGGCTTCCAGGCgctgtccctggtgctgctgctggggcagggcgcGCTGCTGGACCTCTACCTGATCGCCGTCACCGACCTGTACTGGTGCAGCTGGATCGCCACCGACCTGGTGCTGGCGGCCGGCTGGGGCATCTTCTTCTGCCGCAACAGCCGGGCGCGCCGCCGGGAgcggcccccgccgccccccgggccgccgccgccgcaccCGCTGCTGCTGCACGGCCCccccggcggccgcggggccgggggacGCGGGGCCGGGGTCCCCCCCCGTGGCGGCGACTTCGCCTACGCGCACCTCGCCTGGCTCATCTACTCCATCGCCTTCACGCCCAAGGCGGCGCTGATCCTGGGCACCTCCATCCTGGAGCTGATCGAGCTGCGCCTGCCGCTGGGCACCACCGGCTTCCGCATCACCCTGGCGCTGTCCGCGCCGCTGCTGTACTGCCTGCTGCGGGCCATCGGCACCGAGGGCgccgggcagctgctcctgccgccgcagccgccgccgcagcaccgcgccgccgccgctttCCTCGCCACCTGCCTCGACCTGCTCGACAGCttctccctgctggagctggtgctgcagcccgGGCGGCCGGCGCCGCTGCCCGCCCCGCTGCGCTACCTGCTCATCGCCGTCTACTTCCTCTGCCTGGCCTCGCCGGTGCTGTGGCTGTACGAGCTgagcgccgcccgcccgcccggcgccgcccgCCTCGccctgcacctcctgctgccCGCCGGGCTGCTGGACGCGCCGCTGCTGGCGCTgcgctgcctcctgctcctgcgCTACCAGCAGCCGCTGTCCCTCTTCATGCTCAAGAACCTCTTCTTCCTGACCTGCCGCGGCCTGGAGGCGCTGGAGACCTGCTGCCTCCTCcggcccgccgccgccccgccgcccgccaAGTacggcccggccgccgccgcgcccgccgccgccccgctgGCCCACGGGCTCTCCGACGTGGACGTGGGGCCCCACGGGTACGTGAACGCCTTGGCGGTCACcgcccagggctga